The proteins below are encoded in one region of Silene latifolia isolate original U9 population chromosome 2, ASM4854445v1, whole genome shotgun sequence:
- the LOC141642877 gene encoding F-box protein At5g39450 has translation MEPHIACGSSWLVDLPDDILAIIGRSLSPRDICNLSLCCRSLSVLGAFDKIWLTQCEALGIVSSRDLVEWRKAVLSYKALCRFLTSVKPLVGIWVHQNPELGNVVYVMPGFASVVGCRIIPQELGPLGVEDGPILWAPVFEVLSDDNGSPAFVLHGRDKDQDCIYTGSVKSVEKTCNVLLLEVEPKKEKNRNHFVHEGNLECHSDEEMGRKVLKSDNQRSKSQRAVDRSSVIVPFSKLSFGDRRKLLEIVTSRVRMQVPDSTCSSLFPCLRGDEEKFRKDVAELSERRAMLITMHKHGEGYIDRTASHELPFSPNQIDLSEIKKILDRSSGFRHSISGDDTRTHCARRKRLGDYVKDSIKQMLRKSSSMNGGRGTMKNSSSSGENKQAQLHDFLSSGDTIGLTLQASTMKLSSYRAWPNMHDSRFALYKLPVRTPTVGQEYAGLWGGTFGWPPGKPTEDKPGKALFFLVLSYYEESPGQRLLIATKILEGTHYVLHPNGSAMFIVNVAEPSTESFPWNSGEDSTAVGVKEAFSGEGIAHGYGFRYPGSKPGSLFVLEDGVLAFLWKETRSVLTLKRLHLEELLKKGERVPALPPIANFSYLTKSCSNVFVGFANMTTSLSSPRRNHS, from the coding sequence ATGGAACCACATATAGCATGTGGTTCAAGCTGGTTGGTAGATTTACCAGATGATATTCTTGCTATTATTGGAAGGTCTCTTTCACCAAGAGATATTTGCAATCTTAGCCTATGTTGTAGGAGTCTTAGTGTTCTTGGGGCATTTGATAAGATTTGGCTCACACAATGTGAAGCCCTTGGGATTGTGTCCTCTAGGGACCTTGTTGAATGGCGAAAGGCGGTTTTATCATACAAGGCCCTTTGTAGGTTTCTAACTAGTGTGAAGCCCTTAGTCGGAATTTGGGTTCATCAAAACCCGGAGCTAGGAAATGTGGTTTATGTTATGCCTGGTTTTGCTTCGGTAGTTGGATGCCGGATTATCCCGCAAGAATTAGGTCCTTTAGGGGTAGAGGATGGTCCTATTTTATGGGCACCTGTCTTTGAGGTACTAAGTGATGATAATGGTTCACCTGCATTTGTTTTACATGGACGGGATAAGGATCAAGACTGTATATATACTGGTAGTGTTAAGTCAGTTGAGAAAACTTGTAATGTGTTGTTGCTTGAAGTCGAGCCTAAGAAGGAGAAAAATAGGAATCACTTTGTTCATGAGGGAAACCTTGAATGCCATTCAGATGAGGAAATGGGTAGGAAGGTTTTGAAATCGGATAACCAAAGATCCAAGTCCCAGAGGGCTGTTGATCGAAGTTCGGTGATAGTGCCATTCAGTAAATTGTCATTTGGAGATAGGAGGAAATTGCTTGAAATTGTTACTAGTCGTGTGCGTATGCAAGTTCCTGACTCGACGTGTTCTTCACTTTTTCCTTGTTTGAGAGGTGATGAAGAGAAATTTAGGAAAGATGTAGCTGAGTTATCTGAGCGCCGAGCAATGCTGATTACAATGCACAAGCATGGTGAAGGCTACATTGATAGGACAGCTAGCCATGAACTGCCTTTTTCCCCAAACCAGATAGATTTGAGTGAAATAAAGAAGATTCTTGATCGTTCAAGTGGATTCCGCCATTCTATTAGTGGAGATGATACTCGAACACATTGTGCAAGAAGGAAAAGGCTTGGTGACTATGTCAAAGATAGCATTAAGCAAATGCTTAGGAAATCCAGTTCAATGAATGGTGGTCGGGGAACTATGAAGAACAGTTCATCAAGCGGGGAAAATAAACAAGCTCAACTTCATGATTTTTTGAGTTCAGGAGATACAATTGGACTAACATTACAGGCATCGACCATGAAATTATCTTCCTATCGAGCATGGCCGAATATGCATGATAGTCGGTTTGCTTTGTACAAGTTGCCTGTCCGAACACCAACCGTGGGCCAGGAATATGCGGGTTTGTGGGGAGGAACTTTCGGATGGCCTCCTGGGAAGCCGACTGAAGATAAGCCCGGAAAGGCGTTGTTCTTTCTTGTACTTTCATATTATGAAGAGTCACCAGGCCAAAGACTTCTTATAGCAACCAAAATATTAGAAGGAACCCATTATGTTCTCCATCCAAATGGTTCGGCTATGTTCATTGTGAATGTTGCTGAGCCTTCAACTGAGTCATTCCCTTGGAACTCAGGTGAAGATTCAACTGCTGTTGGTGTTAAGGAAGCGTTCTCTGGTGAAGGCATAGCCCATGGTTATGGGTTTAGGTATCCGGGCTCAAAGCCGGGGTCACTTTTTGTACTTGAAGACGGAGTTCTTGCTTTCTTGTGGAAAGAAACCAGGTCTGTCTTGACATTGAAGAGGCTTCACTTGGAAGAGCTTTTGAAGAAGGGTGAAAGAGTGCCTGCTCTACCCCCCATTGCTAACTTTTCGTATTTGACCAAGTCATGCTCAAATGTGTTTGTCGGCTTTGCAAATATGACGACTTCCTTATCTTCACCAAG